Sequence from the Mycobacterium florentinum genome:
AATCACCTCCGCGACAGGGCGTCACGCCAATGTGGCGGCGACAGTGGTGACCGTGCTGGGACTGGGTGGCGCGGCCGCCGCGGCCCGGATGTGGTGGCCGGTGCCGGCGCAATGGCTGGGAATGTGCACCCTTGTCGCCCTGCTACTGCTGCTGACCATGGCCCCGACGATCGCGTTGTGGGTCGCGCGGATCCGCCCGCCGTACTTCGGGTCGATCACCGGCCGCGATTTGTTCCGGCGCAGCGCGGGTCTGCCGGCCGACGCGGTGTCGCCCGTCGAGGAGGGCGCCGACGAGGAAGCCAATTCCGATACCACTGCGCGCGGTGCCCAGATCGCGCTCGCGGCGGTCCACGCCAACAACGTCCTGACCGGGATCTGTGCGGGCGCTGGCCTGGCCCTTCCCCTCGCGGTGTGGGCCACGCTGATGCCGGGCCAGGACCGCGGCATGCCGGCCGCCGCGCTGGCCGGACTGTTCGTGGTGATCTTCATCAGCCGGGGGCGGGCATTCGCCGACAAGCGGCAGGCGATCGCCCTGGTGTGCGGCGCGGCGGCGGCGTTGTGTGTCGGGGTCCTGAAATACGTTGTGCACGAGCCGACTTCATCGGGCTACGGCGTGCTATGGGGAGCATTGGTACTGGCCGTCTTCGGCGGGGCCGGTCTGCTGGCCGCCCTGCTGGTGCCGATCACCCGGTTCACCCCGCTGGTGCGGATGACCGCCGAATGGGTGGAGATAGCGGCGATCATCGCGGCCCTGCCGCTGGCCGCATGGATCGGCGGATTGTTCACCTGGGTGCGCATGCGATGACGCAGACGGCGTTCACCGCTCGCGCACTGACCCGGCGGGTAGCCGCCTTGGCGCTGACGAGCCTGCTGGTCGTCTTGATAGCGGGTCTTCCCGCAGCACAAGCGATTCCGCCGCCGGTTGTCGATCCCGGCCGGGTACCGGCCGACGGCAAGCCGGCGGCCGACCAGCCGATGCGCCAGGCCTTCGCGTGCGCACGAACGATCACCGTGGCCGATCCGAACGTGGCCCTGCCCGCGCCCGGGTTCACGATGCTCAATGTCAGCAAGGCCTGGCAGTACTCGACCGGGAACGGGGTGCCGGTCGCGGTCATCGACACCGGCATCAATCCCAGTCGGCGGCTGCCGGTGGTCGCGGGCGGCGACTACATCATGGGCGGGGACGGACTGAGCGACTGCGACGCGCACGGAACCGTCGTGGCGTCGTTGATCGCCGCTGCGCCGCAAGGAACTCCGATGCCCGCCCCGATGCCGAGCGCCCCGGCCTTCCCGCCACCGGCGGGCCCACCGCCGACCGATGCGGGTGCGCCGCCGCCCGGCGGACCACCGCCGCCGCCTGCGCCTGCGCCGCCGCCGTCGCCGGTGACGATCACCCAAACGGTGGCCCCGCCGCCGCCACCGCCCCCACCCGACGCTCCCGCGAACGGGCCTGGGGACCCGGCGCCCGGCCAGCCCGACGATCCCGAGGTGCCACCGCCGCCGCCGGGCGCTCCCGACGGCGTCGCCGGCGTCGCCCCGCACGCGACCGTCATCTCCATCCGGCAGTCCTCGCGCGCGTTCGAGCCGGTGAATCCCGGCGGCGGCGACTTCGAGGGACGCAAGAAGGCCGGCACCATCGCGACACTGGCCAGCGCCATCGTGCATGCCGCGAACATGGGCGCCAAGGTGATCAATATCAGTGTGACAGCGTGTGTTTCGGCCGCCGACCCGCTGGATCAGGGCGCCATCGGCGCCGCCGTCTGGTACGCGGCCACGGTCAAGGACGCGGTGATCGTCGCCGCGGCCGGCAATGACAGCGAAGACGGCTGCGCCCAGAACCCGACGTTCGACCCGCTCAACGCTTCCGATCCGCGCGACTGGCATCAGGTCAAGACGGTGTCGTCGCCGTCCTGGTTCTCCGATTACGTGCTGTCGGTGGGTGCGGTCGACAACACCGGCGCACCGATCAACAAGAGCCTGGCCGGGCCTTGGGTGGCCGCGGCGGCACCGGGCGTCGGCGTCATGGGGTTGTCCCCGGAAACCGGCGGACCGGCGAATGCCTACCCGCCGATCCGCCCGGGCGAGAAGAACATGCCGTTCTGGGGAACCAGCTTTTCCGCGGCATACGTCAGCGGGGTGGCCGCCTTGGTGCGGGCCAAGTATCCGGGACTGTCCGCACACCAGATCATCAACAGGATTCTGCAGACCGCACACAATCCACCCCGCGGAGTCGACAACCAGGTTGGTTACGGCGTGGTCGATCCGGTGGCCGCACTGACATTCGATGTGCCTCCGGGAGAACGGCTTTCACCGTCGGCCGCGAGCCGCATCGTCCATCCCGCACCGCCGCCGGCGCCACCCGACCACCGCGCCCGCAACGTGGCATTGGTCTTTGCCGGCGTGGTGGCGGCGGCCATCGCGGTGGTCTCGTTGATCGTTCGAGCGCGGCGGGAGCGATGACGGCCGCCACGAAGCTGACGATCATCGTCGCGATCTTCCTCGCCGCCCTCGTCGGATGGGCAGCGGGTGGATACCCCGGTGCGGCAGCGGGTTTGGTGATCGGAATCGCCGTCGGCGTGATTCGGTGGCGGGGCCAGCCGATCTGGTCCTGGCTGATTCTGTGGTTGCGGCGGCGGCGGCCGATCGCGTGGACCGAGCCGCTCACGGTGGCCAATGACCGGGCCGGCGGTGGTATCCGCTACCAGGACGGCGTCGCGGTAGCGGCGGTCCAGGTGCTCGGAA
This genomic interval carries:
- the mycP gene encoding type VII secretion-associated serine protease mycosin; this translates as MTQTAFTARALTRRVAALALTSLLVVLIAGLPAAQAIPPPVVDPGRVPADGKPAADQPMRQAFACARTITVADPNVALPAPGFTMLNVSKAWQYSTGNGVPVAVIDTGINPSRRLPVVAGGDYIMGGDGLSDCDAHGTVVASLIAAAPQGTPMPAPMPSAPAFPPPAGPPPTDAGAPPPGGPPPPPAPAPPPSPVTITQTVAPPPPPPPPDAPANGPGDPAPGQPDDPEVPPPPPGAPDGVAGVAPHATVISIRQSSRAFEPVNPGGGDFEGRKKAGTIATLASAIVHAANMGAKVINISVTACVSAADPLDQGAIGAAVWYAATVKDAVIVAAAGNDSEDGCAQNPTFDPLNASDPRDWHQVKTVSSPSWFSDYVLSVGAVDNTGAPINKSLAGPWVAAAAPGVGVMGLSPETGGPANAYPPIRPGEKNMPFWGTSFSAAYVSGVAALVRAKYPGLSAHQIINRILQTAHNPPRGVDNQVGYGVVDPVAALTFDVPPGERLSPSAASRIVHPAPPPAPPDHRARNVALVFAGVVAAAIAVVSLIVRARRER
- the eccD gene encoding type VII secretion integral membrane protein EccD codes for the protein MTPYVGKVSFPARCAVAVVCGEHLVSQVYPASVPIEAFIDNVVELLNEELKRRGFTGLEPGVGYELQKANGVRLDVTKTFDELGVEDGATLTLVPAVAGESFEPQYESLSTGLARVGKGLFEPVTLQTAAHTALVILAMVSLTLMGLAVRQRFSTDSLTPTIVTGVAGLLIAGGVTTVWRWWPGRVDMVDGLGWIAVPLLTVSLASGAPGHVGAAHAFIAALTGAVLTCGITSATGRHANVAATVVTVLGLGGAAAAARMWWPVPAQWLGMCTLVALLLLLTMAPTIALWVARIRPPYFGSITGRDLFRRSAGLPADAVSPVEEGADEEANSDTTARGAQIALAAVHANNVLTGICAGAGLALPLAVWATLMPGQDRGMPAAALAGLFVVIFISRGRAFADKRQAIALVCGAAAALCVGVLKYVVHEPTSSGYGVLWGALVLAVFGGAGLLAALLVPITRFTPLVRMTAEWVEIAAIIAALPLAAWIGGLFTWVRMR